A window of the Phragmites australis chromosome 20, lpPhrAust1.1, whole genome shotgun sequence genome harbors these coding sequences:
- the LOC133901741 gene encoding nucleobase-ascorbate transporter 6-like — translation MAAAPPPKADELQPHPPKEQLPSVSFCITSPPPWPETIILGFQHFIVMLGTTVIIPSALVPQMGGGNEEKARVVQTILFVAGINTLLQTFFGTRLPVVMGGSYIFVAPTISIILAGRYNNESDPREKFLRTMRGTQGALIIASTIQIILGFSGLWRNVVRLLSPLSAVPLVSLVGFGLYELGFPGVAKCVEVGLPELLLLVVFSQYLPQLLHFGKPVFGRFGVLFTVSIVWLYAYILTISGAYKNARPKTQVHCRVDRSGLISGAPWIRVPYPFQWGAPTFDAGEAFAMMMTSFIALVESTGAFIAASRYASATMIPPSIISRGIGFQGIGILLDSFFGTASGTSVSVENVGLLALTHIGSRRVVQISAGFMIFFSILGKFGALFASIPLPIFAGMYCIFFAYVGAVGLSFLQFCNLNSFRTKFILGFSFFMGISVPQYFNEYTAVAGHGPVHTGARWFNDMINIPFSSKPFVAGLVAYILDNTINTKDNAVRKDRGYHWWDKFRSFKKDARSEEFYSLPFNLNKFFPSV, via the exons aTGGCAGCGGCGCCGCCGCCCAAGGCTGATGAGCTGCAGCCGCACCCGCCCAAGGAGCAGCTGCCCAGCGTCTCCTTCTGCATCACCAGCCCGCCGCCATGGC CTGAGACCATAATACTAGGATTCCAACATTTCATTGTTATGTTGGGCACCACTGTCATCATACCGAGCGCGCTTGTTCCTCAGATGGGAGGTGGAAAT GAAGAGAAAGCTCGGGTAGTTCAGACGATACTATTTGTTGCTGGAATAAACACCTTGTTACAAACATTCTTTGGGACTCGTCTTCCGGTTGTAATGGGTGGCTCATACATTTTCGTCGCACCGACCATCTCAATCATCTTGGCTGGACGTTACAACAATGAATCGGACCCTCGTGAG AAATTCTTACGGACAATGAGGGGAACGCAAGGTGCTCTCATCATTGCATCAACAATTCAGATCATACTTGGTTTCAGTGGGCTCTGGCGCAATGTAGTTAG attgTTAAGTCCATTGTCTGCGGTTCCTCTGGTTTCACTTGTTGGCTTTGGGCTCTATGAACTTGGCTTTCCGGGG GTAGCCAAATGTGTCGAAGTTGGCCTTCCAGAACTCCTCCTGCTGGTTGTATTTTCTCAG TATTTGCCTCAACTTCTGCATTTTGGAAAGCCTGTCTTTGGCCGGTTTGGTGTTCTTTTCACTGTCTCTATTGTGTGGCTCTACGCATACATTCTCACTATTAGTGGTGCTTACAAGAATGCTCGACCAAAGACACAGGTGCATTGCCGTGTTGATCGTTCAGGTCTTATATCAGGAGCTCCTTG GATAAGAGTTCCTTATCCGTTTCAGTGGGGTGCTCCAACATTTGATGCTGGAGAAGCTTTTGCAATGATGATGACTTCGTTCATCGCACTTGTAGAG TCAACTGGCGCCTTCATTGCTGCATCAAGGTATGCAAGTGCGACTATGATTCCACCATCAATTATTAGTCGGGGCATTGGGTTTCAG GGTATTGGTATCTTGCTTGATTCATTTTTCGGGACAGCCAGCGGAACCTCCGTTTCAGT GGAGAATGTTGGTTTACTTGCTTTGACACATATTGGCAGCCGGAGAGTAGTGCAAATATCTGCTGGATTCATGATTTTCTTCTCTATCCTTG GAAAATTTGGAGCTCTATTCGCATCAATTCCACTGCCCATATTTGCTGGCATGTACTGTATCTTCTTCGCATATGTTG GTGCCGTTGGCCTGAGCTTCCTTCAGTTCTGCAATCTAAACAGCTTCAGGACCAAGTTCATTTTGGGTTTCTCTTTCTTCATGGGCATATCAGTTCCTCAGTACTTCAACGAGTATACTGCCGTTGCAGGTCACGGTCCAGTTCACACTGGTGCCAGATGG TTCAACGACATGATAAATATACCATTCTCGTCGAAGCCATTCGTCGCAGGGCTAGTAGCCTACATCCTGGACAACACCATCAATACCAAGGATAACGCGGTGAGGAAGGACAGAGGCTACCACTGGTGGGACAAGTTCCGGAGCTTCAAGAAAGACGCCAGGAGCGAAGAGTTCTACTCGCTGCCGTTCAATCTGAACAAGTTCTTTCCTTCGGTCTGA